Below is a window of Candidatus Neomarinimicrobiota bacterium DNA.
CAGGCAAGTCGAAGCAGGATGACCCGAACCGAATATATTGCCTGTCCCTCCTGTGGTCGAACCCTCTTCGACCTGGAAGAGGTGACAGCCCAGATCAGAGCCAGGACAGCCCATCTTAAAGGTGTAAAAATCGGCATTATGGGCTGCATCGTGAATGGTCCAGGCGAAATGGCTGATGCTGATTTTGGGTATGTGGGCACGGGTCCCGGCAAAGTTTCACTCTATCGGGGACAGGTCGTTGTAAAACCGCATATTCCCCAGGTCGAAGCAGTAGATTCGCTTATCGAGCTGATAAAGAGTGAGGGGTATTGGGTTGAGCCGGAATGAGTTTGTGGGTTTTTGGGATTGATCGGTTTTGGGTGGATTCGTGCTCTAGCAGAGACAAAGCATGTTTTGTCTTTACCGCTAACTACATAATATTTGTTAGAAACACCCCAATTCAGAGGTTGACTCAAAAACAAACCTTGCGAGCGTACGGTATAGTAGTACATTAGCGAAACAATTAAAGGGAGTCAAAAATGATTGAAGTATCAGTTAACCAATTTAGAGCAAATATAAAATCCTTTGTCGACCAGGCTTTATCAGACCATTCAACCATCAGGGTTAAGCGTCGGGTTGGCCATGATTTTGTTGTACAGAGTGCTGAGGATTGGGAGCGAGAACAGGAAACATTATTTGTATTACAGAATGCTTCACTTTCAAAGCAATTGATTGAATCTATTGAAACTCATACTACTCAGGCAGGATATTCCCCTACGGAAGAGGAGTTAGATGAGATCAATAGTATTTGAGGGAAAAAGTTGGTCAAAATATGAAGATCTTCGAAAGAAGGATAAAGGGTTGCACAGGAATTTATGCAGGATTATTCAGGAAATGCAACGGGGTGATCCAGCAGCGGGTCTAGGTAAACCCGAACAACTGAAACGAAATCTAAAGGGATTTTGGTCACGGAGACTCTCTAAAGGGGATAGAGTAATTTATAAATATGATGATAAATCTGTTTATATTTTTGCAATTGGTGGCCATTATGATTAACCGTAAAAAGCGCAACACGTATTAAGAATAGTGCTCATTTCAGGGGTTTTTAACAA
It encodes the following:
- a CDS encoding type II toxin-antitoxin system Phd/YefM family antitoxin, producing the protein MIEVSVNQFRANIKSFVDQALSDHSTIRVKRRVGHDFVVQSAEDWEREQETLFVLQNASLSKQLIESIETHTTQAGYSPTEEELDEINSI
- a CDS encoding Txe/YoeB family addiction module toxin: MRSIVFEGKSWSKYEDLRKKDKGLHRNLCRIIQEMQRGDPAAGLGKPEQLKRNLKGFWSRRLSKGDRVIYKYDDKSVYIFAIGGHYD